From a single Centropristis striata isolate RG_2023a ecotype Rhode Island chromosome 14, C.striata_1.0, whole genome shotgun sequence genomic region:
- the ssr2 gene encoding translocon-associated protein subunit beta, translating into MMKTLPVFFVLALLSLGSGEEGARLLASKSLLNRYAVEGRDLTLQYNIYNVGSSAALEVELSDDSFPPEDFGIVSGMLNVKWDRIAPASNVSHTVVLRPLKAGYFNFTSATVSYLAQEGGQVVVGFTSAPGQGGILAQREFDRRFSPHYLDWAAFGVMTLPSIGIPLLLWYSSKRKYDSPKAKKN; encoded by the exons ATGATGAAGACGCTGCCTGTGTTTTTTGTCCTTGCTCTGTTGAGCCTGGGCTCAGGAGAAGAGGGAGCTCGTCTGCTGGCCTCTAAATCCTTGCTGAACCGCTATGCTGTGGAGGGCCGAGACCTCACCCTGCAGTACAACATCTACAATGTGGGCTCCAG TGCTGCCCTGGAGGTGGAGTTGTCAGACGATTCTTTCCCCCCTGAAGACTTTGGAATCGTCTCCGGAATGTTGAATGTCAAATGGGACAGGATCGCACC AGCCAGCAACGTCTCTCACACAGTGGTGCTGCGCCCCCTGAAGGCCGGCTACTTTAACTTCACCTCTGCCACTGTGAGCTACCTGGCTCAGGAGGGAGGGCAAGTCGTG GTTGGCTTCACCAGCGCCCCCGGTCAGGGAGGCATCCTGGCTCAGAGAGAGTTCGACCGCCGCTTCTCCCCTCACTAC CTGGACTGGGCTGCGTTCGGCGTGATGACACTGCCCTCCATCGGCATCCCTCTGCTCCTCTGGTACTCCAGCAAGAGGAAGTACGACTCACCGAAGGCAAAGAAGAACTGA